One genomic window of Luteitalea pratensis includes the following:
- a CDS encoding dihydroorotate dehydrogenase-like protein has protein sequence MADLSTTYLGLPLPHPIVASAGPIAQSLDGIRCLEDGGAAAIVLPSLFEEQIQRENEALARLTAAGADSTGEASSYFPPKAGVEASSGAYLELVRQARRAVSVPVIASLNGATTDGWVDYAGQVQEAGAHAIELNLFHIPTDLAATGRDVERRYEEVVGAVCAAVSIPVAVKIGPYFSAMGEMAARLVTAGARGLVLFNRFYQPDFDLDRMLVAPTLDLSSPAEIRLPLLWLAVLHGRLDASLAATTGVHSHVEAAKYILAGADAVMSTSALLKHGPKHLATMRQDLEAWMDEKAFTSVAQIRGSMSQQRVAAPSAFERANYIRILNSW, from the coding sequence ATGGCGGACCTCTCGACGACATACCTCGGGCTCCCGCTGCCGCATCCGATCGTGGCCTCTGCAGGACCCATCGCGCAGTCGCTCGACGGCATCCGGTGCCTCGAAGACGGCGGCGCGGCGGCCATCGTCCTGCCGTCGCTGTTCGAGGAGCAGATCCAGCGCGAGAACGAGGCCCTCGCCCGCCTGACGGCCGCGGGGGCCGACAGCACCGGCGAGGCCAGCAGCTACTTCCCGCCGAAGGCCGGCGTCGAGGCCAGCTCGGGCGCATACCTCGAGCTCGTGCGCCAGGCACGAAGAGCGGTGAGCGTGCCGGTGATCGCCAGCCTGAACGGCGCCACGACCGACGGGTGGGTCGACTACGCGGGACAGGTCCAGGAGGCGGGGGCGCACGCCATCGAGTTGAACTTGTTCCACATCCCCACCGATCTGGCTGCCACCGGACGCGACGTCGAACGACGATACGAGGAGGTCGTCGGTGCCGTGTGCGCTGCCGTCTCGATCCCGGTCGCGGTGAAGATCGGTCCGTATTTCAGTGCCATGGGCGAGATGGCGGCGCGTTTGGTGACCGCCGGGGCGCGCGGACTCGTGCTGTTCAACCGCTTCTACCAGCCGGACTTCGATCTCGACCGGATGCTGGTCGCGCCGACCCTCGACCTCAGTTCACCGGCCGAGATCAGGCTGCCACTGCTTTGGCTCGCTGTGCTGCACGGCCGTCTCGACGCGTCGCTGGCGGCGACCACCGGCGTGCACTCGCACGTCGAGGCCGCCAAGTACATCCTCGCGGGGGCCGATGCCGTGATGTCCACCTCGGCCCTGCTCAAGCACGGCCCAAAGCATCTCGCGACGATGCGCCAGGACCTCGAGGCATGGATGGACGAGAAGGCGTTCACGTCCGTGGCGCAGATCCGCGGATCGATGAGCCAGCAGCGCGTTGCTGCGCCCTCGGCCTTCGAGCGAGCGAACTACATCAGGATTCTCAATAGCTGGTAG
- a CDS encoding low affinity iron permease family protein — protein sequence MQDTFRNIADRTAAIIGSPWTFMASVVVTALWLVLGPVFRFSDTWQLTMNTLASQATFLVAFLLQNTQNRDTRALQLKLDELIRSTTGARDHLVRLEGMSDNELDRLQEEFEALKRQRSAR from the coding sequence ATGCAGGACACATTCCGTAACATCGCCGACCGCACTGCTGCCATCATCGGATCGCCCTGGACGTTCATGGCGTCCGTGGTGGTGACCGCACTGTGGCTCGTCCTGGGACCGGTGTTCCGATTCTCCGACACCTGGCAATTGACGATGAATACCCTGGCCTCCCAAGCGACGTTTCTCGTCGCGTTTCTCCTGCAGAACACCCAGAACCGCGACACCAGGGCCCTGCAACTGAAGCTCGACGAACTGATTCGCAGTACGACCGGTGCCCGTGATCATCTGGTCCGGCTCGAGGGCATGTCGGACAACGAACTCGATCGCTTGCAAGAGGAGTTCGAGGCGCTGAAACGTCAGCGATCGGCTCGGTAG
- a CDS encoding YceI family protein, with protein MIDNVCLNIYCRHMHSGLQLELNQSRPFQSSHDDTFGGLAHIQESKDKTMTTTATATAPIGLQTYAIDVTHSDATFAVRHLITKVRGRFSEFAGTIAFDDANPANSTVTFTIQAASIDTNQKDRDAHLRSGDFFDTEKFPTITFVSTSLAARGGELFEVTGDFTIRDVTRRITLPVSFLGKAADPWGNERIFFEAEYTLNRKDYGLNWNAALETGGFLVGDDVKITLSVQAVPSK; from the coding sequence ATGATTGACAATGTGTGTTTAAACATTTATTGTCGTCACATGCACTCTGGCTTGCAGCTGGAACTCAACCAGAGCCGGCCGTTCCAGTCGTCGCACGACGACACCTTCGGCGGGCTCGCCCACATACAGGAATCGAAGGACAAGACCATGACTACTACCGCCACCGCCACCGCTCCCATCGGCCTTCAGACTTATGCGATCGACGTCACCCACTCCGACGCGACGTTTGCCGTGCGCCACCTGATCACGAAGGTGCGCGGCCGGTTCTCGGAGTTCGCCGGCACGATCGCTTTCGACGATGCCAACCCGGCCAATTCGACGGTGACCTTCACCATCCAGGCCGCGAGCATCGACACCAACCAGAAGGACCGCGATGCGCACCTCCGTTCGGGCGACTTCTTCGACACCGAGAAGTTCCCCACGATCACCTTCGTCAGTACCTCGCTGGCGGCGCGCGGCGGCGAACTGTTCGAGGTCACCGGCGACTTCACGATTCGTGACGTCACTCGTCGAATCACGCTGCCCGTGAGCTTCCTCGGCAAGGCCGCGGACCCCTGGGGCAACGAGCGCATCTTCTTCGAGGCCGAATACACGCTGAACCGCAAGGACTACGGCCTGAACTGGAATGCCGCGCTCGAGACCGGCGGATTCCTGGTCGGAGACGACGTGAAGATCACGTTGTCGGTGCAGGCGGTACCCAGCAAGTAA
- a CDS encoding DUF1810 family protein, with protein MSRLDRFREAQNSSHAGFESALAELRSGGKRGHWIWYVFPQIDGLGMSGMSQAFAIDGEDEAAAFLRDAELRSRLLTITSTVAEQLSTGRVSSLRTLMGSDIDAMKVVSSLTLFGHVARKLNDIEGLDAYGAMARVADDVLAMAESQGYPPCAHTLRRLRATA; from the coding sequence ATGTCACGATTGGATCGTTTCCGCGAGGCCCAGAATTCGTCGCACGCGGGATTCGAGTCCGCTCTCGCCGAGTTGAGAAGTGGCGGGAAGCGTGGACATTGGATCTGGTACGTATTCCCCCAGATCGATGGGTTGGGGATGTCCGGCATGTCGCAGGCGTTCGCGATCGATGGCGAGGACGAGGCCGCAGCATTCCTGCGCGACGCGGAACTGCGTTCCCGGTTGCTTACGATCACCAGCACGGTCGCCGAGCAGTTGAGCACGGGCCGAGTGTCGTCGCTGCGCACCTTGATGGGCTCCGACATCGACGCCATGAAGGTCGTGTCGTCGCTGACGCTCTTCGGCCACGTCGCCAGGAAACTCAACGACATCGAGGGCCTCGATGCGTACGGCGCGATGGCGAGAGTCGCAGACGACGTATTGGCCATGGCGGAGTCGCAGGGATATCCGCCTTGCGCCCATACGCTGCGGCGCCTGCGCGCCACAGCGTGA
- a CDS encoding alpha/beta hydrolase family protein: protein MRSISWVISIGLLGLSSVVRPQDPATPAAAVAREIPMPPIATGKPSLPGAAELSGRPAMPDVMVKNDGTKVTTRRQWQQRREEMRQVLSYYAVGHMPPPPGNVRGREIASELVLDGTVRYRLIHLTFGPNEHLGLDIGLFAPVTGGPFPAVILLGGTPPGGTVLPRLPQGPNQGRGENVLLMVGPVPAAAPASDGGRGGRTPPTAASFATERADELRRGYALVLFNPNDCAEDTTLRNLDGSWAFRNTRFFPMYPGYDWGILAGWAWGASRVADYLEQDKSIDAGKLIITGASRNGKAAMIAAAFDDRLMGAPVVTGGGGVGAYRFAGPRRSETLDIMELKYPNWFSPHLHQFRGQREKLPFDQHWFLALAAPRPFIALEGDTDTISLPEAVRQSMLGARPAYALLGAETRLGVNYAHHGHAFTADDWTAMLDFFDTHLRGKPLTRRFDRFPTEEELDAAAAAAVRR from the coding sequence ATGCGTTCCATCTCGTGGGTGATCTCCATCGGGCTGCTCGGTCTGTCGAGCGTCGTGCGCCCGCAGGATCCAGCGACGCCTGCCGCTGCTGTTGCTCGCGAGATTCCCATGCCGCCGATCGCCACGGGCAAGCCGAGCCTGCCTGGAGCGGCGGAGTTATCTGGTCGGCCCGCGATGCCCGACGTCATGGTGAAGAACGACGGCACGAAGGTCACGACCCGGCGTCAGTGGCAGCAACGCCGGGAAGAGATGCGACAGGTCCTGTCGTACTACGCCGTGGGTCACATGCCACCGCCGCCCGGGAACGTCAGGGGACGGGAGATCGCGAGCGAGTTGGTGCTGGATGGCACGGTCCGGTATCGCCTCATTCACTTGACCTTTGGTCCGAACGAACATCTCGGCCTCGACATCGGCCTGTTTGCGCCAGTCACGGGAGGGCCGTTCCCCGCGGTCATCCTCCTCGGAGGGACGCCGCCCGGTGGGACGGTGCTGCCGCGATTGCCGCAGGGGCCCAACCAGGGACGCGGCGAGAACGTGTTGCTGATGGTCGGGCCCGTCCCCGCGGCGGCGCCGGCGTCCGATGGCGGTCGCGGCGGCCGCACTCCACCGACAGCGGCCTCATTCGCGACGGAGCGTGCAGACGAGCTGCGTCGCGGGTATGCGCTGGTGCTGTTCAACCCGAATGACTGTGCCGAAGACACCACGCTCCGTAACCTGGATGGGAGCTGGGCGTTCCGGAACACCCGCTTCTTTCCGATGTATCCAGGCTACGACTGGGGCATCCTCGCGGGCTGGGCATGGGGTGCGTCGCGTGTCGCCGACTACCTCGAACAGGACAAGTCGATCGACGCGGGCAAGCTGATCATCACAGGTGCGTCGCGCAACGGGAAGGCCGCGATGATCGCGGCGGCGTTCGACGATCGCCTGATGGGCGCGCCGGTGGTGACCGGTGGGGGAGGAGTGGGCGCCTATCGCTTCGCGGGACCGCGCCGGAGCGAGACGCTCGACATCATGGAGTTGAAGTACCCGAACTGGTTCTCTCCGCACCTGCACCAGTTCCGGGGCCAACGCGAGAAACTGCCGTTCGATCAGCACTGGTTCCTGGCGCTCGCCGCGCCGCGCCCGTTCATCGCCCTCGAAGGCGACACCGACACGATCTCGCTGCCGGAAGCCGTCCGCCAATCGATGCTCGGCGCCAGGCCCGCGTATGCGCTCCTGGGCGCCGAGACTCGGCTCGGCGTGAACTACGCCCACCACGGCCATGCGTTCACGGCGGACGATTGGACGGCGATGCTCGATTTCTTCGACACGCACCTGCGTGGAAAACCGCTCACGCGCCGTTTCGACCGCTTCCCGACCGAGGAAGAACTGGACGCGGCGGCCGCGGCAGCGGTTCGACGCTGA
- a CDS encoding SDR family NAD(P)-dependent oxidoreductase yields MATALITGTSTGIGLETARLFAQRGYRVIAAARHPASADGLIAAAAEGLPIMPLALDVDSDASVEAVLAHIGHVDVLVNNAGIGSAAPVEHMPLAETRALFETNVFGAIRMTQAVLPSMRARGHGIVINVSSVMGRLTLPGHGSYAATKFALGALSESLAMEVRPFGIRSSSSSPVSS; encoded by the coding sequence ATGGCCACGGCACTGATCACGGGCACGAGCACGGGCATCGGGCTCGAGACGGCACGACTGTTTGCACAGCGTGGTTATCGCGTCATCGCGGCGGCACGCCATCCCGCCAGCGCCGACGGGCTGATCGCCGCGGCCGCCGAAGGGCTGCCGATCATGCCTCTCGCCCTCGACGTGGACAGCGATGCCTCCGTCGAGGCGGTGCTTGCGCACATCGGCCACGTTGACGTGCTGGTGAACAACGCAGGCATCGGTTCGGCAGCCCCGGTCGAACACATGCCGCTTGCCGAGACGCGCGCGCTGTTCGAGACCAATGTCTTCGGCGCGATCCGGATGACGCAGGCGGTGCTGCCCTCGATGCGGGCGCGCGGCCATGGCATCGTGATCAACGTCTCGTCGGTCATGGGCAGGCTCACCCTCCCCGGCCACGGCAGCTATGCGGCAACCAAGTTCGCCCTCGGCGCGTTGAGCGAAAGCCTGGCGATGGAAGTGCGTCCGTTCGGCATTCGTTCGTCCTCATCGAGCCCGGTGTCATCCTGA
- a CDS encoding nuclear transport factor 2 family protein — protein sequence MARLMRIFGSQFEGGTPPAVVATAIWHAAQHPDPPLHIPVGPDADVWVEARERLSADDWVSTMAEPDDERFIGRLADACGIDTLDGPSLYARLAPVRTLARDYTAAWCSQDASRVASLFEEDGTLTINDGVTARGRAAIAQDAQGFMTAFPDLVVTLDRLEPRGDAVRYHWTLTGTNTGPGGTGKPVRVSGHEAWTLGAGGLIARSTGAFDAADYARQLAG from the coding sequence ATGGCTCGTCTCATGCGCATTTTCGGCTCGCAGTTCGAAGGCGGGACTCCGCCAGCGGTGGTGGCCACAGCCATCTGGCACGCGGCACAGCATCCCGATCCGCCGTTGCACATCCCGGTCGGGCCGGACGCCGACGTATGGGTTGAGGCACGCGAGCGACTCTCCGCCGACGACTGGGTGTCGACGATGGCCGAGCCCGATGACGAGCGTTTCATCGGACGGCTGGCCGACGCATGCGGAATCGACACGCTCGACGGCCCCTCCCTCTACGCCCGGCTGGCACCGGTGCGCACGCTCGCTCGCGACTACACGGCCGCGTGGTGCAGCCAGGACGCGTCCCGCGTGGCGTCGTTGTTCGAGGAAGACGGGACGCTCACCATCAACGACGGCGTGACCGCGCGCGGACGGGCGGCCATCGCGCAGGACGCGCAGGGCTTCATGACCGCGTTCCCGGATCTCGTGGTGACCCTCGACCGGCTGGAGCCGCGAGGCGACGCGGTGCGCTATCACTGGACGCTCACGGGCACCAATACCGGTCCAGGCGGCACCGGCAAGCCTGTTCGGGTGAGCGGTCACGAGGCATGGACGCTGGGCGCCGGTGGGCTCATCGCACGGTCGACCGGCGCCTTCGACGCGGCTGATTACGCGCGGCAACTCGCCGGCTGA
- a CDS encoding alpha/beta hydrolase, whose protein sequence is MRLLATLLFVLTATVAQAQVVTRDIPYANPAHERQVLDVHAPPGAKGRPVVFWIHGGGWQTGHKGLVALKPQAFNDAGFVFVSTNHRLWPGVAMGDIIRDIAKSLRWVHDHVAEYGGDPSTVFVMGHSSGAQLAALVCTDDRYLKAEGLSLGMLKGCVPVDADTFDVPAIIEVAEVRARVHGFPLPTSGHRQKFGNDPVKHRDLSAVTHVAPGKSIPPFLILHVAEHPDAGAQARRMAAALTAAGITATVVPVRDTWHAAINDNIGKPGDPGSEAVFGFVKQVLAR, encoded by the coding sequence GTGCGCCTCCTTGCAACGCTGCTGTTCGTCTTGACGGCCACGGTGGCCCAGGCACAGGTCGTCACGCGCGACATCCCGTACGCCAATCCCGCGCACGAGCGTCAGGTGCTCGACGTCCACGCGCCGCCGGGTGCCAAGGGACGGCCAGTCGTCTTCTGGATTCACGGTGGCGGCTGGCAGACCGGTCACAAGGGACTGGTCGCGCTGAAGCCGCAGGCGTTCAACGACGCCGGCTTCGTGTTCGTCTCGACCAACCATCGATTGTGGCCAGGCGTCGCGATGGGCGACATCATCCGGGACATCGCCAAGAGCCTGCGGTGGGTGCACGACCACGTCGCCGAGTACGGTGGCGATCCGTCCACCGTGTTCGTGATGGGCCACTCGTCCGGTGCACAACTGGCCGCCCTCGTGTGCACCGACGACCGTTATCTCAAGGCCGAAGGCCTGTCCCTGGGAATGCTCAAGGGTTGTGTGCCGGTGGATGCCGACACCTTCGACGTCCCCGCGATCATCGAAGTCGCCGAGGTCCGGGCGCGAGTACACGGCTTTCCGCTGCCGACCAGCGGACATCGCCAGAAGTTCGGCAACGACCCGGTGAAGCACCGCGACCTCTCCGCCGTGACGCACGTCGCGCCGGGCAAGAGCATCCCGCCGTTCCTGATCCTGCATGTGGCCGAGCATCCCGACGCCGGGGCGCAGGCCCGCCGCATGGCGGCGGCGCTGACGGCCGCGGGCATCACGGCCACCGTCGTGCCCGTCCGCGACACGTGGCACGCGGCCATCAACGACAACATCGGCAAGCCCGGCGATCCTGGCTCCGAGGCCGTGTTCGGCTTCGTCAAGCAGGTGCTGGCTCGGTGA
- a CDS encoding META domain-containing protein: MPFLRIASALLLVAVTVACSASSSTPTSPTASAGSSGLTASQVSGTWTLVSLQLEGQAAQAAPPGYTLTLSDGQLSTRADCNTCTGRYTVDGQTLTAGPVLACTRAACPTMAFESAYTSALGGESTATMSGNILVLASSRGVLRFGR, from the coding sequence ATGCCATTCCTTCGTATTGCCTCTGCTCTCTTGCTTGTCGCCGTCACGGTCGCGTGTTCGGCATCCTCATCAACTCCTACGTCGCCCACCGCATCGGCCGGCTCCTCGGGCCTGACCGCGAGCCAGGTGTCTGGCACATGGACACTCGTCTCTCTTCAGCTCGAGGGCCAGGCAGCGCAAGCCGCGCCGCCTGGATACACGCTCACCCTGAGTGATGGCCAGCTCTCGACGCGTGCCGACTGCAACACGTGCACGGGCCGCTACACCGTCGACGGCCAGACATTGACCGCCGGTCCCGTCCTGGCCTGCACCCGGGCCGCGTGCCCCACCATGGCGTTCGAATCTGCTTACACGTCTGCGCTGGGTGGAGAGAGCACGGCGACCATGTCAGGAAACATTCTCGTCCTTGCGTCCTCGCGGGGCGTCCTTCGCTTCGGCCGGTAG
- a CDS encoding Gfo/Idh/MocA family protein, whose product MTHTDRRHFLKQGLLGTASVAAGTIGTTARSYAQVRGANDRINMAVIGIRNQGTVHLENLCRLKDSHNVQIRTVCDTDERLFAKGVALVEQKTGTKPATEWDLHRVLEDKSIDAVSIVVPNHWHALAAVLACQAGKHVYVEKPASYNIWEGRRMIEAARKYGRHMQVGLNNRSSVNVREAIAFMHGGGIGPLFMARSLCFKARDSYGMSSDSEPPATFHYDRWLGPAPWRPYNEKRGHYNWHWYWDTGNGDTGNTGPHQLDIARWGLAKNEHPVSVYSAGGLYGFRQDDGAPTPAKHVYGDVDTFGHDKTSQETPNTQTATYTYADGTLLEMETRGRYTNNEGSQGQEVGNLFFGTEGWLEISGDTWKAFRRREREPFAGSKGGDREGNHWANFIEGLRADKDDAFHADIHEGHMSTSLCHLANISYRVGRSLKFTGQTERFVDAPDADALLIRTYRKPYVVPETV is encoded by the coding sequence ATGACCCACACCGACCGGCGACACTTTCTCAAGCAGGGCCTGCTGGGCACCGCCAGCGTGGCCGCTGGCACCATCGGCACGACCGCGCGGTCGTACGCCCAGGTTCGCGGCGCCAACGATCGCATCAACATGGCGGTCATCGGCATCCGCAACCAGGGCACCGTTCACCTCGAGAACCTGTGCCGGCTCAAGGACAGCCACAACGTCCAGATCCGCACGGTGTGCGACACCGACGAGCGATTGTTCGCCAAGGGCGTCGCGCTGGTGGAACAGAAGACCGGCACGAAGCCGGCCACCGAATGGGACCTGCACCGGGTCCTCGAAGACAAGTCCATCGACGCCGTCTCCATCGTCGTGCCGAACCATTGGCATGCGCTGGCCGCCGTGCTGGCCTGCCAGGCCGGCAAGCACGTCTACGTCGAGAAGCCCGCCTCCTACAACATCTGGGAGGGGCGCCGGATGATCGAGGCCGCACGCAAGTACGGCCGGCACATGCAGGTGGGCCTGAACAACCGCTCCTCGGTGAACGTGCGTGAAGCCATCGCCTTCATGCACGGGGGTGGCATCGGCCCACTGTTCATGGCCCGGTCGCTCTGCTTCAAGGCGCGCGACTCGTACGGAATGTCGAGCGACAGCGAACCGCCAGCCACTTTCCACTACGACCGCTGGCTCGGGCCGGCGCCGTGGCGTCCGTACAACGAAAAGCGCGGGCACTACAACTGGCACTGGTACTGGGACACCGGCAACGGCGATACCGGTAACACCGGCCCCCATCAGCTCGACATCGCACGCTGGGGGCTCGCCAAGAACGAGCATCCGGTCTCGGTGTACTCGGCGGGCGGGCTGTACGGTTTCCGCCAGGACGATGGTGCGCCGACGCCGGCCAAGCACGTCTACGGCGACGTCGATACGTTCGGGCACGACAAGACGTCGCAGGAGACACCGAACACGCAAACGGCGACTTACACGTACGCCGACGGCACGCTGCTCGAGATGGAGACGCGCGGGCGCTACACCAACAACGAAGGCAGCCAGGGGCAGGAGGTCGGCAACCTCTTCTTCGGTACCGAAGGCTGGCTCGAGATCAGTGGCGACACGTGGAAGGCGTTCCGCCGACGCGAGCGCGAGCCCTTTGCCGGCTCGAAAGGTGGCGACCGCGAGGGGAATCACTGGGCCAACTTCATCGAAGGCCTGCGCGCCGACAAGGACGACGCATTTCACGCCGACATCCACGAGGGGCACATGTCCACGTCCCTGTGTCACCTCGCCAACATCTCGTACCGGGTCGGTCGATCGCTGAAGTTCACGGGCCAGACCGAGCGCTTCGTCGACGCGCCGGACGCAGACGCGCTGCTGATCAGGACCTACCGCAAGCCATACGTGGTGCCCGAGACGGTGTAG
- a CDS encoding outer membrane beta-barrel protein, translated as MRAHVLVHAALAIVCLILPVHVRAQTSAAIPAVTGTAGHADFLDEGRLGHSTFGGGLEWVLTRHIAVGPEILYMRGPGDDRDMFLVGVARFGILPLRSRVAPFVTAGGGWMIHSDDYAGMSYSSTEGAFILGGGVRINATSHVFIAPEFTIGWEPHVRYSVTVGIRFP; from the coding sequence ATGCGCGCCCACGTTCTCGTCCACGCCGCCCTCGCCATCGTCTGCCTCATCCTGCCCGTGCACGTACGCGCGCAGACGTCGGCAGCCATACCGGCCGTCACCGGCACGGCGGGACACGCCGATTTTCTCGATGAGGGCCGCCTCGGCCACAGCACCTTCGGAGGTGGTCTCGAGTGGGTGCTGACGCGCCACATCGCCGTTGGCCCGGAGATTCTCTACATGCGCGGGCCAGGCGACGACCGTGACATGTTCCTGGTGGGAGTTGCGAGGTTCGGGATCCTGCCGCTGCGGTCCCGGGTGGCGCCCTTCGTCACGGCCGGCGGCGGCTGGATGATCCACAGCGACGACTACGCCGGCATGTCGTACAGCTCGACCGAGGGCGCCTTCATCCTGGGCGGTGGCGTCCGCATCAATGCCACTTCGCACGTGTTCATCGCGCCCGAATTCACGATCGGGTGGGAGCCGCACGTGCGGTACTCGGTCACGGTCGGCATCCGGTTTCCGTGA
- a CDS encoding L-threonylcarbamoyladenylate synthase, with product MVGPDEIAAAVAALQAGDVIGLPTETVYGLAGDASNPVAVARIFAIKGRPSSHPVIVHLPDVAQVPRWARETPAAATALMQRFWPGPLTIVLPRRASVSAAVTGGQDTVALRVPAHPVARQVLDAFGGGLAAPSANRYGRISPTTAAHVRADLGNEVRIVLDGGPSEVGLESTIVACIGQQISILRPGRVGAEAIEAVVGPVSGASPVAPRVPGSVASHYAPHTPLEIVEAVALDDAVAAHARAGRRIAVLAPGERPNPAAAWRSAATDSEGYGRALYDHLRRLDEVGADVILVVRPPDGPEWLAIHDRIRRAAARPR from the coding sequence ATGGTCGGCCCCGACGAGATCGCCGCTGCCGTCGCCGCGTTGCAGGCAGGTGACGTGATCGGCCTGCCCACCGAGACGGTCTACGGCCTGGCCGGGGATGCCAGCAACCCGGTGGCGGTCGCTCGCATCTTCGCCATCAAGGGCCGCCCTTCGTCTCATCCCGTGATCGTCCACCTGCCCGATGTCGCGCAGGTGCCGAGATGGGCACGCGAGACGCCGGCGGCCGCGACAGCGCTGATGCAGCGCTTCTGGCCCGGCCCACTGACAATCGTGCTGCCGCGCAGGGCATCGGTCTCTGCCGCGGTGACTGGCGGGCAGGACACGGTCGCCCTGCGCGTCCCTGCGCATCCGGTGGCGCGGCAGGTGTTGGACGCGTTTGGCGGTGGGCTCGCGGCACCATCGGCCAATCGCTACGGCCGGATCAGCCCGACGACGGCCGCACACGTACGGGCGGATCTCGGCAACGAGGTGCGCATCGTCCTGGACGGTGGCCCGTCGGAAGTTGGCCTCGAGTCGACGATCGTCGCGTGCATCGGGCAGCAGATCTCGATCCTTCGCCCTGGACGCGTCGGGGCCGAGGCGATCGAAGCCGTGGTGGGACCCGTCAGCGGTGCCTCACCGGTGGCGCCACGCGTGCCTGGCAGCGTTGCCTCCCACTACGCGCCCCACACCCCTCTGGAGATCGTGGAGGCCGTGGCCCTCGACGACGCCGTGGCCGCGCACGCGCGAGCGGGCCGTCGCATCGCAGTGCTCGCTCCTGGAGAGAGGCCCAATCCTGCCGCCGCCTGGCGGTCTGCGGCCACCGATTCGGAAGGCTACGGCCGTGCGCTGTACGACCATCTGCGACGACTCGACGAGGTCGGCGCCGACGTCATCCTCGTCGTTCGGCCGCCCGATGGACCGGAGTGGTTGGCCATTCACGATCGCATCAGGCGCGCGGCGGCTCGTCCTCGTTGA
- a CDS encoding alpha/beta hydrolase, producing MTPWPFSILLVALVACPAVAHHDAPFDYDSRTPLRLESTLVRREGTIEVHAISFDSPRGGRVTGKLFVPTAPRPTRLAGIVMAHGAPGSTANMDPRALFVARKGAVVIGIDAAFARRDRNDPITFTARDADEQVQTIVDMRRAVDVLVARDDVDPARLGFIGGSYGAAMGGILAGVEDRVGAFVLAVGDAGFVAHFTAADGSWLPPLSDLPGAERETWVAAMRPISGQVFLPRALGDRIYLQNGRADKAVLPHVAEAFHALAPAGAEKQWYEAGHRLPPSHFADQLAFLHRKIGTDAPVAADRVGPYPTASTAQ from the coding sequence ATGACTCCCTGGCCGTTTTCCATCCTGCTAGTGGCGCTCGTCGCGTGCCCGGCCGTGGCCCATCACGACGCGCCGTTCGACTACGACTCCCGGACACCGCTTCGCCTCGAATCGACACTGGTCCGTCGCGAGGGCACCATCGAGGTGCACGCCATCAGCTTCGACAGCCCTCGGGGCGGACGCGTGACAGGCAAGCTGTTCGTGCCGACCGCGCCCAGGCCGACCCGCCTGGCCGGCATCGTCATGGCCCACGGTGCCCCGGGCAGCACCGCCAACATGGATCCGCGTGCCCTCTTCGTGGCCCGCAAGGGTGCCGTCGTGATTGGCATCGATGCGGCGTTTGCCCGGCGCGATCGGAACGACCCCATCACTTTTACTGCACGCGATGCCGACGAACAGGTCCAGACCATCGTGGACATGCGACGCGCCGTTGACGTGCTCGTCGCACGTGACGATGTCGATCCGGCCAGGCTCGGCTTCATCGGCGGCAGCTACGGTGCCGCGATGGGTGGGATTCTTGCCGGCGTTGAAGATCGCGTGGGCGCGTTCGTCCTCGCGGTCGGGGATGCCGGATTCGTGGCGCACTTCACAGCCGCGGATGGCAGTTGGCTGCCGCCGTTGTCGGACCTGCCCGGCGCAGAGCGGGAGACATGGGTTGCGGCGATGCGGCCGATCTCTGGTCAGGTCTTCCTTCCGCGAGCGCTCGGCGACCGGATATACCTCCAGAATGGACGCGCCGACAAGGCCGTGCTGCCACACGTCGCCGAGGCGTTCCATGCGTTGGCGCCCGCGGGAGCGGAGAAGCAGTGGTACGAGGCCGGCCATCGGCTGCCGCCTTCGCATTTCGCCGACCAGTTGGCCTTCCTTCACCGGAAGATAGGCACAGACGCTCCCGTGGCGGCGGATCGCGTCGGCCCATATCCGACGGCGAGCACCGCGCAGTGA